A section of the Humulus lupulus chromosome 2, drHumLupu1.1, whole genome shotgun sequence genome encodes:
- the LOC133814123 gene encoding uncharacterized protein LOC133814123, with protein MPNYVKFLKDILAKKRKLGKFETVALTEGCSAILKNKIPPKLKDPGSFTIPCSIGGRDVGRPLCHLGASINLMPMLIFKKLGIGKARPTIVTLQLADRFMAHPEGKIKDVLVQFDKFIFLADFIILNYEADRDVPIILELEDLSEEEESQVTWVELKQPFAKFRRPFESLDLSEGNFKPPKPSIQEPPKLELKPLPNHLKYAYLKDNETLPVIISAMLGAEKEHLLLVVLKKYTRAIGWSMANINDSSWVRPIQCVPKKGGVTVVANENNELIPTRQVSGWHVCMDYRKLNKATWKDHFLLPFIDQMLDRLAGKEFYCFLDGYSGYNQISIMLEDQEKTTFTCPYGTFAFRRMSFGLCNAPATFQRCMMAIFSDMVEKSLAVFIEDFSVFGESFDTYLANLEQVLARCEEMNLVLNWEKCHFMVQEGIVLGHRISNKGIAVDRAKLKVIEKLQPPTIVKGIRSFLGHTGFYRRFIKDFSKISKPLCSLLEQNQAFEFTKECQEAFVTLKKALITVPIIVAPHWSLPYELMCNASDFVVGVILGQRKEKDRKGTENQVVDHLSRLEVGSEKQNEGPIKETFPDEQFFVVNQVTTTLYADFVNYLVSGLQPPDLNRQQLEKLFHDVKFYYWDEPYLYKQCPDRIMRHFVPEDDVFSILEHCHSAPYSGHFGGQRTAAKVFQSGYYWPSIFKNAHEFAKRCDHCQSVGNISARSEMPLNSILEVEFFDV; from the exons atgcccaactatgtgaagtttttgAAGGATATTTTAGCTAAGAAGAGGAAGCTTGGAAAATTTGAAACGGTGGCTTTGACTGAAGGTTGTAGTGCTatattgaagaataaaattcctcctaaattgaAAGACCCGGGCAGCTTCACAATTCCTTGTTCTATTGGTGGTAGAGATGTTGGTAGACCACTTTGTCACTTGGGGGCtagtatcaatttgatgcccatgtTGATTTTTAAGAAGTTGGGGATTGGAAAAGCAAGACCAACCATAGTCACTTTGCAATTAGCGGATCGTTTTATGGCACACCCGGAAGGAAAAATTAAGGATGTACTTGTGCAATTTGATAAATTCATTTTTCTGGCTGATTTCATCATTCTTAATTATGAAGCTGATAGAGATGTTCCTATTATCttgg AGCTTGAAGACTTAAGTGAAGAGGAAGAAAGCCAAGTTACATGGGTGGAGTTAAAGCAACCCTTTGCTAAATTTAGGAGGCCTTTTGAGTCATTGGATTTGTCGGAAGGGAATTTTAAGCCTCCTAAGCCCTCTATTCAAGAGCCACCAAAATTAGAGTTGAAGCCTTTGCCTAATCACTTGAAGTATGCCTATTTGAAAGATAATGAGACTTTGCCTGTGATTATTTCAGCCATGTTAGGAGCAGAAAAAGAGCATTTGTTGCTGGTTGTTTTGAAGAAATATACAAGAGCCATTGGTTGGAGCATGGCGAATATCAATG ATAGTTCTTGGGTCAGACCGATTCAGTGTGTTCCTAAGAAAGGTGGAGTCACGGTGGTCGCTAATGAAAATAATGAGTTGATTCCGACAAGACAAGTGTCGGGGTGGCATGTTTGTATGGACTATCGGAAGCTGAATAAGGCTACTTGGAAAGACCACTTCCTGttgccattcattgatcaaatgcttgatcgGTTGGCGGGAAAGGAGTTTTATTGTTTCCTTGACGGgtattcaggctataatcagatttccATTATGCTAGAAGATCAAGAGAAGACTACATTTACTTGTCCTTATGGCACCTTTGCCTTTAGAAGGATGTCGTTTGGGCTGTGCAATGCTCCCGCCACTTTCCAACGTTGTATGATGGCGATATTTTCAGATATGGTGGAAAAGTCTCTTGCAGTCTTCATAGAAGATTTTTCAGTATTTGGTGAGTCCTTTGACACCTATTTGGCTAACTTGGAGCAAGTTTTGGCGAGATGTGAAGAAATGAACTTGGTactcaattgggaaaaatgccatttcatggtgcAAGAAGGCATTGTGTTGGGCCATAGAATTTCTAACAAGGGAATAGCAGTGGATAGAGCAAAGCTGAAAGTCATTGAAAAATTACAACCACCAACTATAGTCAAggggattagaagctttttaggaCACACGGGCttctataggaggtttataaaagATTTTTCAAAGATTTCTAAGCCCCTTTGTTCCTTACTTGAGCAAAATCAAGCATTTGAGTTCACCAAGGAGTGTCAAGAAGCATTTGTGACTTTGAAGAAAGCTCTTATCACCGTACCCATCATTGTAGCTCCACATTGGTCTCTTCCCTATGAATTGATGTGCAATGCTAGTGATTTTGTTGTGGGTGTCATACTTGGGCAGCGAAAAGAGAAG GATAGAAAAGGAACAGAGAACCAAGTGGTTGACCATTTATCTAGACTTGAAGTTGGAAGTGAAAAGCAAAATGAAGGGCCTATTAAAGAGACATTCCCCGATGAACAATTTTTTGTTGTGAACCAAGTCACTACAACATTGTATGCTGATTTTGTCAACTATTTGGTGAGTGGTTTGCAGCCACCTGATTTGAATAGGCAGCAACTCGAGAAATTATTTCATGATGTGAAattttattattgggatgagccctatTTGTACAAGCAATGTCCAGATCGAATCATGAGGCATTTTGTGCCTGAGGATGATGTTTTTAGCATACTAGAGCATTGTCATTCAGCTCCTTATAGTGGACATTTTGGTGGGCAAAGGACAGCCGCTAAGGTTTTTCAATCGGGATACTATTGGCCTTCTATTTTCAAGAATGCTCATGAATTTGCTAAAAGATGTGACCACTGCCAAAGTGTTGGAAATATTTCAGCAAGGAGTGAAATGCCCTTGAATAGCATCCTTGAAGTGGAATTTTTCGATGTTTAG